The Novosphingobium kaempferiae genome includes a window with the following:
- a CDS encoding XrtA system polysaccharide deacetylase — MSVPINGLSVDVEDWFQVGAFEKVIDRGNWTSLATRVERNCDEILRLFADAGVKGTFFTLGWVAEREPALMRRIADEGHEVASHGWDHERVFRLGREAFAADIERARKVIEDASGQAVKGYRAPSFSIDARTPWAFEVLAEQGYAYSSSVAPIAHDHYGWREAPRFAFRPIADAELIEIPVTTARFAGRRLAAGGGGFFRVLPYGFSRWAIRQVNREDERPAVFYFHPWEIDPGQPRVEGAPLRSRLRHYTNLSVMADKLERLVGEFRWGRMDELAAREALRAEPLALAA; from the coding sequence ATGTCAGTGCCGATCAACGGCCTATCCGTCGATGTCGAGGACTGGTTCCAGGTCGGCGCCTTCGAGAAGGTGATCGACCGGGGCAACTGGACCTCGCTGGCGACACGGGTCGAACGCAACTGCGACGAGATCCTTCGCCTGTTCGCAGACGCGGGGGTGAAGGGCACGTTCTTCACCCTCGGCTGGGTGGCGGAGCGCGAGCCCGCGCTGATGCGCCGCATCGCCGATGAAGGCCACGAAGTCGCCAGCCACGGCTGGGATCACGAGCGCGTGTTCCGGCTTGGCCGGGAGGCTTTCGCCGCCGACATCGAGCGCGCTCGCAAGGTGATCGAGGATGCGTCAGGCCAGGCGGTGAAGGGCTACCGCGCCCCCAGCTTTTCCATCGATGCGCGCACGCCCTGGGCCTTCGAGGTGCTGGCAGAGCAGGGCTATGCCTACAGTTCCAGCGTCGCGCCTATCGCGCATGATCATTACGGCTGGCGCGAGGCTCCGCGCTTTGCGTTCCGCCCCATCGCCGATGCCGAACTGATCGAAATTCCGGTGACGACGGCGCGCTTCGCCGGGCGTCGTCTGGCGGCGGGCGGCGGCGGGTTCTTCCGCGTGCTGCCTTACGGCTTCTCCCGCTGGGCGATCCGGCAGGTCAACCGCGAGGACGAGCGCCCGGCGGTGTTCTACTTCCACCCGTGGGAGATCGACCCCGGCCAGCCCCGTGTAGAGGGCGCACCGTTGCGTTCGCGCCTGCGCCACTACACCAACCTGTCGGTCATGGCCGACAAGCTGGAGCGGCTGGTCGGCGAATTCCGCTGGGGCCGCATGGATGAACTCGCCGCGCGCGAGGCCCTGCGTGCAGAGCCGCTGGCGCTGGCGGCATGA
- a CDS encoding XrtA/PEP-CTERM system exopolysaccharide export protein: MPHTPARLLAAATLASLVVTGCGGSSRPAKELPPASFVAMQEGPGEEYVIGPLDQLTVFVWRNPELGAKVQVRPDGRITTPLITDMPAVGKTPSMLAEDIRLQLSQYIEDPLVSVIVDGFSGTFSQQIRVVGATEKPASIPYRANMTVLDAMIAVGGLSEYASGNSARLIRFDKAAGKQQEYKLRLGDLLKKGDSKANVMLAPGDVIIIPESMF; encoded by the coding sequence ATGCCGCACACTCCAGCCCGACTTCTGGCCGCAGCGACGCTCGCCAGCCTCGTCGTGACCGGATGCGGAGGCTCGTCCCGCCCCGCCAAGGAACTGCCGCCCGCATCCTTCGTGGCGATGCAGGAAGGCCCGGGCGAGGAATACGTGATCGGCCCGCTCGATCAGCTGACCGTCTTCGTCTGGCGCAACCCGGAACTGGGCGCGAAGGTGCAGGTCCGCCCCGACGGGCGCATCACCACCCCGCTCATCACCGACATGCCCGCCGTCGGCAAGACGCCCTCGATGCTAGCGGAGGACATCCGCCTCCAGCTTTCGCAGTACATCGAAGACCCGCTGGTCTCGGTGATCGTCGACGGGTTCTCCGGCACGTTCAGCCAGCAGATCCGTGTCGTTGGTGCGACCGAGAAGCCCGCCTCGATCCCCTATCGCGCGAACATGACCGTGCTCGACGCGATGATCGCGGTCGGCGGCCTGTCCGAATATGCCTCGGGCAACAGCGCGCGCCTGATCCGCTTCGACAAGGCGGCGGGCAAGCAGCAGGAATACAAGCTGCGCCTCGGCGATCTGCTCAAGAAGGGTGACAGCAAGGCCAACGTGATGCTCGCGCCTGGCGACGTCATCATCATTCCGGAGAGCATGTTCTAA
- a CDS encoding AAA family ATPase, whose product MTDHRKIPVPQQPDEPAGESLFERANGRFDFNSLIAKPTAFPERPARRAPAAPFEAVAPAPVVPPVAEAAPAPAPVVEPEAARFHGEKRPVDREHLREQGLIVPEGAVTALLEEFRIVKRQLLVQAADLRRQKAGPMAQRVLISSPHPGEGKTYCALNLALSIAAEKESEVLLVDADFAKPSILSALGLPGGPGLMDALMDDTIDVADCVLGTDIPGLWVLPAGDTTSHDSEYLSSSRTAHVLDQLTQGAPNRMVIFDSPPALAASPAAELAKYVGQTVVIVRADKTGRGALDDAISLLNACPNVQLLLNAAQFSPSGRRFGSYYGYKG is encoded by the coding sequence ATGACCGATCATCGCAAGATCCCCGTGCCGCAGCAGCCCGACGAACCCGCAGGCGAATCGCTGTTCGAGCGCGCCAACGGCCGCTTCGACTTCAACAGCCTGATCGCCAAGCCGACGGCGTTCCCGGAGCGTCCGGCACGCCGAGCGCCCGCCGCGCCCTTCGAGGCAGTGGCTCCCGCGCCGGTCGTGCCGCCGGTGGCAGAGGCTGCTCCGGCTCCGGCTCCCGTGGTCGAGCCGGAAGCGGCCCGCTTCCACGGCGAAAAGCGCCCGGTGGACCGCGAGCATCTGCGCGAACAGGGCCTGATCGTGCCCGAAGGCGCCGTCACCGCGCTCCTCGAAGAGTTCCGCATCGTCAAGCGCCAGCTTCTCGTCCAGGCCGCCGACCTGCGCCGCCAGAAGGCCGGGCCGATGGCGCAGCGCGTGCTGATCTCCTCCCCCCATCCGGGCGAGGGCAAGACCTACTGCGCGCTCAACCTCGCTCTGTCGATCGCGGCGGAGAAGGAGAGCGAGGTGCTCCTCGTCGATGCCGACTTCGCCAAGCCCTCGATTCTTTCGGCGCTCGGCCTGCCGGGCGGTCCCGGCCTGATGGATGCGCTGATGGATGACACCATCGACGTCGCCGACTGCGTGCTGGGCACCGACATCCCGGGGCTCTGGGTGCTGCCTGCGGGCGACACGACCAGCCACGACAGCGAATACCTGTCCAGCTCGCGCACCGCCCATGTCCTTGACCAGCTGACGCAGGGTGCGCCGAACCGCATGGTGATTTTCGATTCTCCCCCGGCGCTCGCCGCGTCTCCCGCTGCGGAGCTGGCCAAGTACGTCGGGCAGACGGTGGTCATCGTGCGCGCGGACAAGACCGGGCGCGGCGCGCTCGACGACGCGATCTCGCTGCTCAATGCCTGCCCGAACGTGCAGCTTCTTCTCAACGCCGCGCAGTTCAGCCCCAGCGGCCGACGCTTCGGCTCCTACTACGGATACAAGGGTTGA
- a CDS encoding preprotein translocase subunit YajC: MMAMTRIAMLATVAALTLPATVQAQSIGYEGVGSGGGGRDSASEGSGDRSDRASRRGSRGQGAKRIDIQPYIEVDQIVTAELSPGDEVLTYTQVAAGIDASIQGRNNGASASVRYQRQFGWGKRAGDGDAISGLVRGYATVVPGVTVEAGALASQVNVENGGAALAAGTLSGNGKTTVYSAYAGPSVATRAGDLAIAGNYRFGYTKVDQSNSARDAQTGAAADVFDESTVHMADIQAGFAPGTVLPVGVGVGGSFYQEDISNLDQRARDMQARAMVTVPVSRTVQVVGAIGYEDVEISSRDAVRDANGLPVIGRDGRYVTDKSAPRELAYDVSGLLWDVAVMWRPSRRTSLSAHVGRRYGSTSYGGTLAYAPNDRSQFSVSVYDNVSGFGGQLNRALDQLPDDFEVVRDPITGELRGCVSSLESGNCLSGVLGSVRSSTFRARGIAANYTMQIGRLSAGIGAGYDRRKYIAARNTILAAANGVIDENWWLAAYVGGDIGRDAGWSANVYANWISSNDPLTDDVAGYGATASLYKMFAPRLRGTVAVAINGQKYDTPSIDDLWTASALAGLRYSF, from the coding sequence ATGATGGCGATGACCCGCATCGCGATGCTGGCCACGGTTGCGGCGCTCACGCTGCCTGCGACCGTGCAAGCGCAGTCGATCGGCTACGAGGGCGTCGGTTCCGGCGGCGGTGGCCGCGACAGTGCTTCCGAGGGCTCCGGCGACAGGTCTGACCGCGCATCCCGTCGGGGAAGCCGCGGGCAGGGCGCCAAACGCATCGACATCCAGCCCTACATTGAGGTTGACCAGATCGTCACGGCTGAGCTTTCGCCCGGTGACGAGGTGCTGACCTACACGCAGGTCGCCGCCGGTATCGACGCGTCGATCCAGGGCCGCAACAACGGTGCGTCCGCCTCGGTGCGCTACCAGCGCCAGTTCGGCTGGGGCAAGCGAGCGGGCGATGGCGACGCGATCAGCGGCCTCGTTCGCGGCTACGCGACCGTGGTCCCCGGCGTGACGGTCGAAGCGGGCGCGCTCGCCTCGCAAGTCAATGTCGAGAATGGCGGCGCCGCGCTGGCGGCGGGTACGCTGTCGGGCAACGGCAAGACGACGGTCTATTCCGCCTACGCCGGTCCCTCGGTCGCGACGCGCGCGGGCGACCTCGCCATCGCGGGCAATTATCGCTTCGGCTACACCAAGGTCGACCAGTCGAACTCTGCCCGCGATGCCCAGACCGGCGCCGCTGCGGACGTGTTCGACGAAAGCACCGTCCACATGGCCGATATCCAAGCCGGTTTCGCGCCGGGTACTGTCCTGCCGGTCGGCGTGGGCGTCGGTGGCAGCTTCTACCAGGAGGACATCTCCAACCTCGACCAGCGCGCCCGCGACATGCAGGCGCGCGCCATGGTCACGGTGCCGGTCAGCCGCACCGTGCAGGTGGTCGGCGCGATCGGTTACGAGGATGTCGAGATTTCCAGCCGCGACGCGGTGCGCGACGCCAATGGCCTGCCGGTGATCGGCCGGGACGGGCGCTACGTCACCGACAAGTCCGCCCCGCGCGAACTGGCCTACGACGTCAGCGGCCTCTTGTGGGACGTGGCGGTGATGTGGCGGCCCAGCCGCCGCACCTCGCTGTCCGCTCATGTCGGTCGCCGCTATGGCTCGACCAGCTATGGCGGCACGCTGGCCTATGCGCCCAACGACCGCAGCCAGTTCAGCGTCTCGGTCTATGACAACGTCTCCGGCTTCGGCGGCCAGCTCAACCGCGCGCTCGACCAGTTGCCCGACGACTTCGAGGTCGTGCGCGATCCGATCACCGGCGAACTGCGCGGCTGCGTATCCTCGCTGGAGAGCGGCAACTGCTTGTCCGGCGTGCTGGGATCGGTCCGTTCCTCGACCTTCCGCGCGCGTGGCATTGCAGCGAACTACACCATGCAGATCGGCCGCCTGAGCGCGGGGATCGGCGCGGGCTACGACCGCCGCAAGTACATCGCCGCGCGCAATACCATCCTTGCTGCGGCGAACGGCGTGATCGACGAGAACTGGTGGCTGGCTGCCTACGTCGGCGGCGATATCGGCCGCGATGCGGGCTGGTCCGCCAACGTCTACGCCAACTGGATCAGCAGCAACGATCCGCTGACCGACGACGTCGCCGGATACGGCGCGACCGCCAGCCTGTACAAGATGTTCGCACCGCGCCTGCGTGGTACCGTCGCCGTCGCGATCAACGGCCAGAAGTACGACACGCCTTCCATCGACGACTTGTGGACCGCCTCGGCGCTCGCGGGTCTGCGCTACTCGTTCTGA
- a CDS encoding XrtA system polysaccharide chain length determinant: MDSLYEELLAGLHSIWHRRWIALAAAWAICLAGWLVVALIPNSYESRARIFIQLDDALAEQVGIGVADKKRDIERIRQTLTSAVNLEKVVRSTRLGDTIESPKAMEAAVLKLGKNVKVVSQEDNLFEITATANDSSFSDAENAKLAQSVAQKLIDIFREENLSGNRGDMVETLEFVNQQLKARERELESAETKRTAFEAQHPEMALGGAAVAQRLESARSTSRDIDADLSAAQSALAAIDGQLAGTPRTIAGGAADGGAQSSLARAQADLASMRARGLTENHPDVIAAKNQIAALRGPASQEAATGGGTINPAYSSLQSIRAERQASVQALQSRKAATQSDIAQLTASAIQDPELATEAQRINRDYDVLRQQYDKLLQDREELRLRGEVRTEREAVKFEVVDPPTSPRAPVAPNRPVLLLGVLIVGFAGGCAGAFALSRVRSVFATTAKLESVTGLPVLGAISHSLTDGARALRAKRLKYFYAGTAALCGLFVVLLAAEFIQRGMVA; the protein is encoded by the coding sequence ATGGATTCGCTCTACGAAGAACTGCTCGCCGGGCTGCACAGCATCTGGCACCGCCGCTGGATCGCGCTGGCCGCCGCCTGGGCGATCTGCCTTGCCGGTTGGCTGGTGGTGGCGCTGATCCCCAACAGCTACGAGTCGCGTGCGCGCATCTTCATCCAGCTCGACGACGCGCTGGCCGAGCAGGTGGGCATCGGCGTTGCCGACAAGAAGCGCGACATTGAGCGCATCCGCCAGACCCTGACCAGCGCGGTCAATCTGGAGAAGGTCGTCCGCTCGACCCGCCTCGGCGACACCATCGAGAGCCCCAAGGCGATGGAGGCCGCGGTTCTCAAGCTGGGCAAGAACGTTAAGGTCGTGAGCCAGGAGGACAACCTCTTCGAGATCACCGCGACCGCCAACGACAGTTCCTTCTCCGACGCCGAGAACGCCAAGCTGGCCCAGAGCGTCGCGCAGAAGCTGATCGACATCTTCCGCGAGGAGAACCTTTCCGGCAATCGCGGCGACATGGTCGAGACGCTGGAATTCGTGAACCAGCAGCTCAAGGCGCGCGAGCGCGAGCTGGAATCGGCCGAGACCAAGCGCACCGCCTTCGAGGCGCAGCATCCGGAGATGGCGCTCGGCGGCGCTGCCGTGGCGCAGCGTCTGGAAAGCGCGCGCTCGACCTCGCGCGATATCGACGCCGACCTTTCGGCGGCGCAGAGCGCGCTGGCGGCCATCGACGGCCAGCTTGCCGGCACTCCGCGCACGATCGCGGGCGGTGCTGCGGACGGCGGCGCGCAGTCCTCGCTGGCGCGCGCGCAGGCCGACCTTGCCTCGATGCGGGCACGCGGCCTGACCGAGAACCACCCCGACGTGATCGCGGCCAAGAACCAGATCGCGGCGCTGCGCGGTCCTGCCTCGCAGGAAGCGGCGACCGGCGGCGGCACGATCAACCCGGCCTATTCGTCGCTCCAGTCGATCCGCGCGGAGCGTCAGGCGAGCGTGCAGGCGCTGCAGTCGCGCAAGGCGGCGACGCAGTCGGACATCGCCCAGCTAACCGCCTCGGCGATCCAGGATCCCGAACTCGCGACCGAAGCCCAGCGCATAAACCGCGACTACGACGTGCTGCGCCAGCAGTATGACAAGCTCCTGCAGGACCGCGAGGAACTGCGTCTGCGCGGCGAAGTGCGGACCGAGCGCGAGGCCGTGAAGTTCGAGGTGGTCGATCCGCCGACGAGCCCGCGCGCTCCCGTCGCGCCGAACCGTCCGGTGCTGCTGCTGGGCGTGCTGATCGTGGGCTTTGCGGGCGGTTGCGCCGGTGCCTTCGCACTCAGCCGCGTGCGCTCCGTGTTCGCAACTACGGCCAAGCTGGAGAGCGTCACGGGCCTGCCGGTGCTCGGCGCGATCTCGCACAGCCTGACCGATGGCGCACGGGCGCTGCGGGCCAAGCGCCTGAAGTATTTCTACGCCGGGACCGCCGCGCTCTGCGGGCTGTTCGTGGTGCTGCTCGCCGCCGAGTTCATCCAGCGCGGCATGGTGGCGTGA
- a CDS encoding pyridoxal-dependent decarboxylase, exosortase A system-associated, giving the protein MKPLGPIPAGYDAVDGVLAVAGRPVTHWVEQAGATPLFLYSADLVRSRVAQLRAALPKRVALHYAVKANPFPPLLELMVGLVDGFDIASGGELEIVRGAGLPLGKISFAGPGKRDAELEAAIRSGVTLNLESEGEAARAIAIGEQLGITPRLAIRVNPDFDLKGSGMKMGGGAKPFGVDAERVPALVRHVVASGAEWRGFHIFAGSQALDAEAIAETQGQALALAARLAEDSGVPLPHCNLGGGLGIPYFPGDTPLDLALVGERLATQMDALPDGLRDTEFCIELGRYLVGEAGIYLARIVDRKISHGEVFLVTDGGLHHQLAASGNFGTVVRRNYPSAIATRFGAEVEEEASIVGCLCTPLDKLADKGGFPRADVGDLIVVFCAGAYGASASPAHFLGQGPAMEMLV; this is encoded by the coding sequence ATGAAGCCGCTGGGTCCGATCCCGGCGGGCTACGATGCCGTCGACGGCGTGCTGGCGGTGGCGGGCCGCCCGGTGACGCATTGGGTCGAGCAGGCGGGGGCGACGCCGTTGTTCCTCTACAGCGCCGACCTCGTGCGCAGTCGCGTCGCGCAGCTGCGCGCCGCGCTGCCTAAGCGGGTGGCGCTGCATTATGCGGTGAAGGCCAACCCGTTCCCGCCGCTGCTTGAACTCATGGTCGGGCTGGTCGACGGGTTCGACATCGCATCGGGCGGCGAACTGGAGATCGTGCGCGGCGCGGGCCTGCCGCTCGGCAAGATCAGTTTCGCAGGGCCTGGCAAGCGCGATGCCGAACTGGAAGCGGCGATCCGCAGCGGGGTTACGCTTAACCTCGAATCGGAAGGGGAGGCCGCGCGCGCCATCGCCATCGGCGAGCAGTTGGGCATCACGCCGCGCCTCGCGATCCGGGTTAACCCCGATTTCGACCTCAAGGGCTCGGGCATGAAGATGGGCGGAGGGGCCAAGCCCTTCGGTGTCGATGCCGAGCGCGTGCCCGCGCTGGTGCGGCACGTCGTCGCCAGCGGGGCCGAGTGGCGCGGCTTCCATATCTTCGCGGGCAGCCAGGCGCTCGATGCCGAGGCCATCGCGGAGACGCAGGGGCAGGCGCTGGCGCTGGCCGCGCGGCTGGCAGAGGACAGCGGCGTGCCGCTGCCGCACTGCAATCTCGGTGGCGGGCTCGGTATTCCCTACTTCCCCGGCGACACGCCGCTCGACCTCGCGCTCGTCGGCGAGCGGCTGGCGACGCAGATGGACGCATTGCCCGATGGGCTTCGTGATACCGAATTCTGCATCGAGCTTGGCCGCTATCTCGTTGGCGAAGCAGGGATTTATCTGGCGCGCATCGTCGATCGCAAGATCAGCCACGGCGAGGTCTTCCTTGTCACCGACGGCGGACTGCATCACCAGCTTGCGGCCTCGGGCAACTTCGGCACGGTCGTGCGCCGCAACTATCCATCGGCCATCGCCACCCGCTTCGGTGCCGAGGTCGAGGAAGAAGCCTCGATCGTCGGGTGCCTCTGCACCCCGCTCGACAAGCTGGCCGACAAGGGCGGTTTCCCGCGTGCTGATGTCGGCGACCTGATCGTGGTGTTCTGCGCCGGGGCCTATGGCGCCAGCGCCAGCCCGGCCCATTTCCTCGGGCAGGGGCCGGCCATGGAAATGCTGGTCTGA
- a CDS encoding XrtA/PEP-CTERM system-associated ATPase produces the protein MFDDFYGLDARPFQLTPDPAFYFESSTHRKALSYLGYGLAQGEGFVVITGEVGAGKSTLVAYLMATIDPARMTAANVVTSALDGEEIVHVVAQSFGLPVQGHDKASALGTLEAFFHEEARAGRRCLLIVDEAQNLSVSALEELRMLSNFQLGSHPLLQTLLLGQPEFRETLLQSNQLEQLRQRVIATHHLGPMHVREVQAYVEHRLGCVGWKGNPGFDAEVFPAIHEATGGIPRRINQIVNRLLLLGAVDRREHLDLAMLTQVLDEMNDDGALAVVTPVEEPAAPAEAGPFASAGGFAPVQTFAAPVDAIDTATAISLIEQALADRETLDTAGAIALIETALANRDGLDGAAAQTLIDAALADRDVLIGELQSAVVELAAAAEEREATAVQGATVELQGDRIAALEGQLAEATARAERLDARLSDTERTLRHTLTMLIEWIESGDGQRNVA, from the coding sequence ATGTTCGACGACTTCTACGGGCTCGACGCGAGGCCTTTCCAGCTCACCCCCGATCCGGCGTTCTATTTCGAGAGCAGCACGCACCGTAAGGCGCTGTCCTACCTTGGCTACGGGCTCGCGCAGGGTGAGGGCTTCGTGGTCATCACCGGCGAAGTCGGCGCGGGCAAGTCCACGCTCGTCGCCTACCTGATGGCGACCATCGACCCGGCGCGCATGACCGCCGCCAACGTCGTGACCAGCGCGCTCGACGGCGAGGAGATCGTCCACGTCGTCGCGCAGTCGTTCGGCCTGCCGGTGCAGGGGCATGACAAGGCGTCCGCGCTCGGTACGCTTGAGGCGTTCTTCCACGAGGAAGCGCGCGCGGGCCGCCGCTGCCTGCTGATCGTGGACGAGGCGCAGAACCTTTCGGTGAGCGCGCTGGAGGAGCTGCGCATGCTCTCCAACTTCCAGCTCGGTTCGCACCCGCTGCTCCAGACCCTGCTGCTGGGCCAGCCGGAATTTCGCGAGACGCTGCTGCAGAGCAACCAGCTTGAGCAGCTGCGCCAGCGCGTGATCGCGACGCATCACCTCGGCCCGATGCACGTCCGCGAGGTGCAGGCCTACGTCGAGCATCGCCTCGGCTGCGTCGGCTGGAAGGGCAATCCGGGCTTCGATGCCGAGGTATTCCCGGCAATTCACGAGGCGACCGGCGGTATTCCGCGCCGTATCAACCAGATCGTCAACCGCCTGCTGCTGCTGGGCGCGGTGGACCGCCGCGAGCATCTCGACCTTGCCATGCTCACGCAGGTGCTCGACGAGATGAACGACGATGGCGCGCTTGCCGTGGTCACGCCGGTCGAGGAGCCTGCGGCTCCGGCAGAGGCTGGCCCGTTCGCGTCGGCCGGCGGTTTCGCGCCGGTCCAGACGTTCGCGGCGCCGGTCGATGCAATCGACACGGCCACTGCGATTTCGCTGATCGAACAGGCACTTGCGGATCGCGAGACGCTCGACACGGCGGGAGCCATCGCGCTGATCGAGACCGCGCTCGCCAACCGTGACGGGCTTGACGGCGCTGCCGCGCAGACGCTCATCGATGCGGCGCTTGCGGATCGCGACGTGCTGATCGGTGAATTGCAGTCCGCCGTCGTGGAGCTCGCCGCCGCTGCGGAAGAGCGGGAAGCGACCGCCGTTCAGGGTGCTACGGTCGAATTGCAGGGCGATCGCATCGCCGCGCTGGAAGGCCAGCTTGCCGAGGCGACGGCCCGTGCAGAGCGTCTCGATGCGCGACTGAGCGACACCGAGCGTACACTGAGGCACACCTTGACCATGCTGATCGAGTGGATCGAGAGCGGCGACGGCCAGCGTAACGTCGCCTGA
- a CDS encoding acyl-CoA ligase (AMP-forming), exosortase A system-associated, with the protein MSGPDLPILPLDHLALRGDDADAALTLRSGVLSWNDLRERVSRLAAWLAAEVPDKGARVATWAAKGELTCLMPLAAARAGLVHVPVNPLLKHGQVAHILADSGAVVLIGTEARLKSLEAADTPSECRLMTEDAALAAAIEFDGTMGPSEADPDDLAAILYTSGSTGRPKGVMLSHANMWLGAESVADYLGLAADDRTLAVLPLSFDYGQNQLFSTWFAGGCVVPLDYLMPRDLVKAVERHAITTLAAVPPLWVQVTEMDWPVETAARLRRLTNSGGALTVDLVRKLRALFSQARLFPMYGLTEAFRSTYLDPSLVDTHPTSMGREIPHAEILIINDLGEVAQDGEEGELVHCGPLVAQGYWRDAERTAERYKPAPAASRYGGIAVWSGDRAKRDADGLLYFVGRRDAMIKSAGNRISPQEVEEVALATGLVAEAVALGVPDERLGQAVHLVVRAAPGIEDAAAELPRRLMQDLPNFMQPKVIHWREAMPVGPNGKLDRTGLAAEIVAGASA; encoded by the coding sequence ATGTCCGGCCCAGATTTGCCGATCCTGCCGCTCGACCATCTCGCGCTGCGCGGAGACGACGCTGATGCAGCGCTGACGCTGCGTAGCGGTGTCCTTAGCTGGAATGACTTAAGAGAGCGTGTCTCTCGGCTGGCGGCCTGGCTTGCCGCGGAAGTGCCGGACAAGGGCGCTCGCGTGGCCACCTGGGCGGCCAAGGGTGAGCTGACCTGCCTGATGCCATTGGCGGCTGCGCGGGCCGGACTGGTGCATGTTCCGGTCAATCCGCTGCTGAAACACGGGCAGGTTGCGCACATTCTGGCAGACAGCGGCGCGGTGGTACTGATCGGCACCGAGGCGCGCCTGAAGAGCCTTGAGGCGGCCGATACGCCCTCCGAGTGCCGCCTGATGACGGAAGACGCGGCGCTTGCGGCGGCCATCGAGTTCGACGGCACGATGGGCCCGTCGGAAGCCGATCCGGACGACCTCGCCGCGATCCTCTACACCAGCGGTTCGACCGGTCGTCCCAAGGGCGTCATGCTCAGCCATGCGAACATGTGGCTGGGGGCGGAGAGCGTCGCCGACTATCTCGGGCTGGCTGCGGACGACCGCACGCTGGCGGTGCTGCCGCTCTCGTTCGACTATGGCCAGAACCAGTTGTTCTCCACCTGGTTCGCGGGTGGGTGCGTGGTGCCGCTCGATTACCTGATGCCGCGCGATCTGGTGAAGGCGGTGGAGCGTCATGCGATCACCACGCTGGCGGCGGTGCCGCCACTGTGGGTGCAGGTCACCGAGATGGACTGGCCTGTCGAGACCGCGGCGCGGCTGCGGCGGCTGACCAACAGCGGCGGCGCGCTGACCGTGGATCTCGTCCGGAAACTGCGCGCGCTGTTCTCGCAGGCCCGGCTGTTCCCGATGTATGGACTGACCGAGGCGTTCCGCTCGACTTATCTGGACCCGTCGCTGGTCGATACGCACCCGACCTCTATGGGGCGCGAGATTCCCCATGCGGAAATCCTCATCATCAATGACCTGGGCGAAGTGGCTCAGGATGGAGAAGAAGGCGAACTCGTCCACTGCGGCCCGTTGGTGGCGCAGGGGTACTGGCGCGATGCGGAGCGCACGGCCGAGCGCTACAAGCCCGCGCCTGCGGCCTCGCGCTATGGTGGAATCGCGGTGTGGTCGGGCGACCGGGCCAAGCGCGATGCGGACGGCCTGCTCTATTTCGTTGGGCGCCGCGACGCGATGATAAAGAGCGCGGGCAACCGCATATCGCCGCAGGAGGTCGAGGAAGTCGCGCTCGCAACCGGCCTCGTCGCCGAAGCGGTGGCGCTGGGCGTGCCGGACGAGCGGCTGGGGCAGGCGGTCCACCTCGTCGTCCGCGCCGCTCCCGGAATCGAGGACGCGGCGGCGGAACTGCCGCGCAGGCTCATGCAGGACTTGCCGAATTTCATGCAACCCAAGGTCATTCACTGGCGCGAGGCCATGCCCGTCGGTCCCAACGGCAAGCTCGACCGGACGGGCCTTGCGGCCGAGATCGTCGCCGGAGCTTCGGCATGA